TCggtcgtcgttaatatcggGCTAGAGCAGATGCCGTTGCCCAGGATGCGGCTCGGACAGGCTTTCTACCTGAGTAAGTGATCGATGAGACCGAGTGGTGTCAATGTAACATTGATGACCTGTCCTAAGCGGCGGTCATTGACTGCCGGGAGCCGTGTTTAAAGGCCCGTTCATAGGGTGTTTCGATGCATTCCGATTCTCTCACACAACGGAGTACCTCTCCCGTGGCAAGGGCATCAGGTCTTGATGTGCCGGTTTGGCCTGCCTGGGTCGAGTGTGTTGGGACGCCGGCTCCGAGGAGCCGGGGATCTGAGGATCCGAGGATCATGGTGATGGGTTTGAGATGAGACCTGGATAGATGGCACCGTGAGTTCGCATGTTTATCTATGTACAGTGAATAGAAGGGGAGTTTGATGAGATTCGTGAGAATAGGGATGTTATATTTCTAGCGTTGGGCAGGATGCTCCATGAAAGGGGGCCGCTATGTTGTATCTTCAAGGTGTCATACACCAAGCTACTGATACCGGAACCGGCAGAGTCCATGGGAACCCACCGCGAGATATGAGAAATAAGTACCTGAAGCACCATCATTTGGCATACGTTAGTCAACGGCGACGGTGCGAGAATGGCTTACTTGCTTGTACGGCCGCATTCTTCTACTGGGTGGGAAAGATGATGATGTATCTCTGCTATGAATCTGAGATGAGGGATACCTCAAGTTTACGGGAACTGATAGACGGCATGTTGACTGGAGGCGTAATCCAGTAAGGTTCTGCCTTGCTTCTAGGGGGAATGCTGTTAACAGCTGGGCATCGCAACGAGAGTGAAGAGTCAAAAAAAGGACACAGGATACATGGTGTTGAGGGAGGAGACGGAAGATTGGGTGATAACATCCAGCTAATACGGAGGGCTGGACATTCTCCGGCCTCGCTTCTTCCGCAACGATCCACGTAGATGATATATTGACTTACTAGACGGATCATTCTTGAAGCAAGGCATGGCATCACGAATAGTAATCAGAGTGATTCACCAAAGGCCGATGATCGTCCTTGGCAGGGCACATCTCCCGTCCTGATTCCACAATATGAAGGATACCAGTCCACGGGTACGGATACAGCCTCAGCCTTTCATTCATACATCATCCGACGCCAAGATGCCTTATTGATCGCGTTATCAAGAACAAGGTAAACAGTAACGAGCGCAGATTGGATCGTATCCGGAACATTGTCATATGCATCACAGAAACGACATTGCAGGAAAGAATTTGAACTAGGACCAGCCTGTAGAAAGGACTAGTGGCCTGCGGGCTCGCCGTTGCTTGGATCtttccttaccctaacttgTAGGGCCAGCAAACATGCACGACATCAGTCCAAACGAAACGTGTGAGGCCCGGTTTGGAAGTGGTGGTGGTCTTTAGCCGAGGATGGAAGGAGAATCGTTTACCTTTACGTAGGTAGCCGGGCGCTGGCAAAGATGAGATGGACGTGTGCGGCGATGGAGAGACCATTCTTCCAGGGACGGGAGAGGTGTTCATGAATCGAGCGAATCGACTAACCTCAGAAGAGCGGTAATGTGTACTGGTATCCGTGTGTGTGTACGGCTCTTTCCCAGCCGCGGAAGGGGCACGTGGTTTCATTTGAAGGATAGAAGAGGCGGGTTTACTCAAAACGGTCGGTAGATGCGAGAGGGCCGGCCGGGTAGGCAGAGGCGAGGAAAGACGGGAGCCTGTGCCCTTCGTCCCTCTTTCAAGCGTGTGCCCTTTGCGGATCTCGACACGCAGATGAGAGCAAAGGGCGAATGCTAGCTAGGAGAGGGCAAGGCTAGTGTGTTTCGAAACTTGATAATTGAGGTCGAGCGCTTGATTGCTGGTGGTATACCAGACGGCCATTGTTCGGGAACAATCGTCCCCAGTGCAGTGGGACGGAAGAAAACGGGCCTCGCGTTCGAGAAGTGTCCAAGGGAGAGGGCAATGTCTCGCCGCTTCGGGTAATCGTGCCGTGTAGATCGACTCGAGGTGTGCCCACTGTCGGGCAGAGGTCGAGTGAATATCGCGCGTTTTGTAAAGGTGGGAATGGAGTCTGTTCAGGAGACAGGGGCTTGCGTCGTTTGGATTTCAAGGGACCGGTCGAGCGACGGAGGAGTTCATGGGCCGTGGTGAACAGGTGGTCTTGCTTGTCGAGTAAATAAGGTGAACTCTTGACAGGCTAAAGAATGCGGGATGTAATTAAGAGTATTTCCCGAGACTTGGAAGATACACACTTATTGAGTCTGTATCAGATAGATGGAATGAGGCTGGTAGAGACATAGTTTGAAATGTGGGGATCTTCAGCCGCTGGGTTGATGATGGCATGCAGATTGACGCAGTAGAGTCCGCAACAACCTGAAGAGGGAACCTCTCAGAGGGGCGGCAGATTGATAATCTAGCAATGTGTGATTGGTGGGACGCGCGTGCTCTTGAGTAGCCGAGTACAGATGACTTCGGCTTCAGTTGCATGCAATGAGGATCTTCACTGAGTTCGCCGAAAGGCGCTCTCGCCAGCACCTTGTAAGCCAAGGGCAAGGCCAGGTAGGTTTGTAAGAAGACAAACCGCGAGCTTGTCTTGTCAACGAATGGTTGACAACTTGGCAAGACTGTCTCGAGGTAGTTGAAGTAGGGGCAACGAGGGGCATCCTCTGCGTAAGCAGTGAGCGGCAACCTGCCATTGAAGTTGGCTTGAGGTTGCCAATGATCTACGCTGGCGGTGGGAAGGGGTAGAGCAGCTTCAAATATGAACTGATTTTTGCATATGCCGCTCCGTTAAACTGGCCCTGAGTGCGTAGATTGTGAGTGATCTTCCACTAGGATGTTGAGTGGTTGACGGGGGATCAATCTGCGCGGTGACGGGACGAGATGTGCGGCGGGAGGCGAGCCAGAGGTTTGGCAATCAGCCGCGTAGTGACAGATGGCGAATGTGTAGCCGGTGCCTCTCTCAATGCGATCTGGGGCAGGGCGAGTCGAGGGATCCTAGCCAATGAGAGTGCTAAGAATATTCCGGCTTCAGTGAAAGAGACGGGAGGGCGGTAAGAAGGGGGAGTGAAATACGAAAAGGGGGGAGTGTGGGTTTGAAGCCATGTGGTTTGTGAGACTGAATAGACGGGGTATTGGCTAGGAAGAGCGAAGAAGATGCTGACCAACGAGGTTATCCAAAGTCTCGACAGATGCTTCCGAGGGGGGAGCCGAGTTGGTTCCGTCGCTTAGTAAGGAGCTGAAGTGTGTTAAGCAATGTCGTACACTCGTACTCAAATGGCTAACATTTTGTTTTTTTGAAGGCGTGATGATGAAGGGGCCAAAGTGTGCGTACTGTAGCAGCGATGAAGCGCCACAATCAGTGAAAAGGCAGTcgagagtgagagagagagtcgAGACTTGACATCCTACACAGGAAAGAGAGAAAAGTTGTGAAATCAGAATTGTGTCAAAACATCCCTGGCGAAACAAGCTGTGACACGGGCTTAGGCGACGAATCGAGACGCACGCCCCTCTTTTACATCTCCGAAACGACTCTTGATCCAATCAGACGGGCAAAAACTGAACCCCCGCCAAGGGTACGCATCGCATTCTGAAGCTTGCCCTTGTCTTGTTTGGGAGCCACTACGGTGACGACTGACGAGGATTTCGAGGAATACCTAGGTGGCTTTCATCAAGACTTATTGCCTGTGCCTGTTGGCTGGGGGCGGATCGATGTGCAACTGGGCCGTTTGGAAGTTTGTAGGCCGCGGAGGATTATGGCCTCATTACCCAGATGTGATGCGGGAGACCAGTCTTGTTCCAAACGTGGCCCAAACAGCAACGAGGCGTAGGCGACCGTGGTGAGGCGGAAGGGGCTGATGAGATTTCCTGCATCGCCTTATGGCTATGTGCCCTATGGCATATTGAATATCGACAACAAGTTTTTGTGTTGGAGAGGGTTCGTCGTATCTGACTGCTGGTGGCCCGGTGGGATGACCACTGCCAGGGCCCAGGGGAACGATGCTGTACGAAGAAGCGAATTAGCCGTATCCGTCGGTAAGTGTGGATTCTTTCGGCATGCTCCGTGATGGCAATATGGACTGCAGATGTCCAAAAGGCTTGGCTTCGTGACGATTAATTAGTTGTACGGATATGGTCAACCACCGTCGTAGGCGGCTCGTTGTCGGTCTAAGCTCTTGATGCGGCCAGCGTCCGATGAAGCTGAGCTGGAGGAGAGTGGATCCCGGGAGTCGAACACGGTAGATGTGATTGGCGGGCAAAGACGGTGATCCCAGACTGCGACTGTCCGAATAAGGTAGGCTTTTTTCGATATTAAGGTAGGGAACCTAGTGGGTGCGCGATGCCGTCCAGCCCGTTCCAACGGCCTTGTGTCCCAGGAACGGGAACGAGGCCCACAGAAGGAGGGCGGCGACAAGCCAGGAAGCGCGCGTCCAAGCCGGGATCATGACTTTTGGGGGTCTGGATGGAATGATGTGAGCGGGATTCTGCGGTGGTCACTGGTGTTTACACTAAGGAGTAAAGTAGTGTGTACTCGGGAAAGAAGATGAGGGATTCAGTGAACCTGGAAAAGCCAAGACTCGGAAGACAGGCAGAGTCGGTGAGACGGATGGGCCACTGGGCTTCGTTCCCGTGGCGGGGTTATCGTTTTCGATTGGGCCCATGGAAGAAGAGAATCTCCCCACGACCTGGCCACCTGCTGTATCTTGATGCTATGAAAACTACTTGGCTGGCGCCTGCCTTGGTTAACCTGAAGCGAAGCTCGTGATCTTCCTTCTCAATTTGACAAGAGCGTCCGGTGAGTCTTTCCCTCGACGACGGACTAGAACCTTGTACTCGAGTACTCTCATGCTTACGTATACCAGTACTGTGCCATGTAGAATACTTGGGAGGGAAACAGAGAGGCACGAGAGGCAAGCGCAGATGCAGAAATGCACCGTCCCGAAGCAGCGCGGCAAGAACATTGTACCTGCATTGATCACAGCCGATGATTGGCCGAGAACATCTCCGGACCCGCCCAAGTAAGCGTAATGTGGCCTGGCCCCCTGAGGCTCTAGCTGCTTGGCATCCCTGCCCTGGGACCATGCTCAGACGTTTTTTTCCCCTTCCATTCCCAGTCTTCAGTAACATCTCGAGTGAGACGAATCCTCGATCTGAGTGGAATGGCACGCGAAAACACCGTCCGTCCGCCGTCCGCGCCGGCCGAGTGAACCACTGGCTGCCTTTGCCTTGCCGTATCTGCAACGCGTTTGCGCAAGCTGCATCTCTGCGCCATCACTGCTCTGTGCGGGATGGTCTGTTCTCTCTGCTTCATCCACtttcactctcactctcgtACTCACCTCAAGTTCAGGACCTTCAGTCTCAGTCTCACCTCTCAACCCCAAGTATTCATCGTAAGTCCCTTTTCCACTTGTTCCTCACGTCCGCTTATCTGCTTATTGTTCCCATTGACGCCATCTCTTAGACTAGTCATCGTTGTCTGTGATCTCGCACACCATCGTTCTTGAATACACACACCCAACCCCCCATGTGGTTGTTATCCCAAACCCTTGGAACCTTGCCTTTACACGGGAGGCCCTGCGGTAACCGATACTCATCAGTACCCTGCCTCTCGAGCCACCGTGGGCATAATGTCGCAGACTCTCGGACTATCTCGGCATGTCACTGAGACCGCCGACCACCTGAATCCCCTACCTGAAGATAAACACGCACCTACCTATCTTTGACAGCTTCATTCTATCGTTCTGAGTATTATGACTATTATGATTATGAATATGAGGTATGATGTAAGTTGATAAACAGCATCTGTTGCCGCGTCTTTCTGCTACTTGACAACGTGTCCAGCGGATGCTCACCGTTCCATTCGAGACCTGTGAGGCCCTCATTCCCTACCCACCACacgacccccccccccccctatcCCTACACCCCTTGTCCTGAAGCACCCCTGccaccctcccctccccttgCCCCCCCCCTCCACTCCCCGCCCTGAACCAGAACGCATCCACCTCACACACCTCTCACACTTCACACCCGAGACTTCGCTCTCACTCCTCTTCATCCTGTGATCGCCCACCTCCCGGACGCTGTGCTTTTGACTCTCTTTTCCCCCTTCTTCCAGCGTCCATCTCTCACACCCCTTTCCGCTACTGCAAGTAGGGACAAAGTAATTATCGCCAATCCTCTCAATCTCCCGCGAATACCAAGAATTCTATCCAGCCGCCAAGTGCAGGCATTGTGTGCAGGTAAGTGTGCGACCAAATCCAAGCAGCGTGGCTTGTATCATCGACACAAAATCACCTTATGTTTCCTACACTCCCCCCTGCCGCCCatccctcttcctcctctcctATAAGCAGAAAAGTAGTAGCAGCAAGAGAAGCCGCAACACTCTTCCGGACACACTCTCTTGCCTGTCCAAAACTCTGTTCTGTTGTGCGCCATAAGCCCCTCGGCcgcctcttcttctcctctgcTTCCTCCACGCCTCCTTCTGTCATTTACATTCCAGCTCCGTGCCCTTCCCACCACTTTCCATCCTTCTACCGCCTCGCGCGTGAAGCCTTCATTTTGCTGACCCAGTGACCAACGGATCGCAGGCTCGAATTTCCGCTCTTTTTCTGGGTTCGCGCGTACTTCTTGGATCGACTCTTCACTTCTCTTCGCCTACTTTCATTTAGATGCATTATTTTCTGCGCCCATTCAGCAGGCTCTGAACCAATCCCCCCACGCTCCATTATACCCGCGACCACTCGCACACCGCCATCACCACGACGATAGAAGTTGCCAACGACTAGGGAAGGGAACAGAATCAGCGGGGACGTTTAATTGAAATCCGAGAAAGAGTCGAGAAGAAGACCAACCCTCCACTGGGATAGTTCGGATCGGAAAGGAAATCAGCAAGAAAACAACCGTCGAAGAACTCCTGGCTAGCGACAAGCCAGATCGAATTGCCAGCCATGGATTACTACTACGCAGGTTCCGAGAAGCCCTCGGAACGCTCAAGATGGACACCCCTCACCCGGATGCTTCTCTCCGGAGAGATGACTCAGGAGAAGCAAAAGGATTTGACAATGCGGGAGCGCTTCGACCGTTGGATGATTAACGAAGGATACCGAAGAGTGTACGTCCACGCACATCCAGTCCGACTACTAGACAACAGGCTCTAACTGCAAGCAGATTCGTTTTTGTGTTCCTCGTGCTTCACGGTCTCGTCTTTGCTTTCGCGTCCGTCAACTTCGCCCTCAAGGACAACTTGCAAATAGCAAGAGACACATTTGGCCCGACATTCATCATTGCACGTTCAGCTGCGCTGGTGCTCCACGTCGACGTCGCTTTGGTCCTTTTCCCCGTCTGCCGCACGCTCATCTCCCTGGCTCGCCAGACTCCGCTCAATGGAATCATCCAGTTCGACAAGAACATCACCTTCCACATCACCACCGCTTGGTCCATTGTCTTCTTTTCGTGGGTCCACACCATTGCCCACTGGAACAACTTCGCCCAGATCGCCGCCAAGAACAACCTCGGAATCTACGGCTGGCTGCTGGCCAACTTTGTTTCCGGACCCGGCTGGACTGGCTATGTCATGCTCATCGCGCTCATGGGTATGGTCTTCACCTCGGTTGAGAAGCCCCGCCGTGCCAACTACGAGCGATTCTGGTACACTCACCACATGTTcatcgtcttcttcttcttctggtCTATCCACGGTGCCTTCTGCATGATTCAGCCCGACTTTGCTCCTTTCTGCACCAGCATCGGCACTTCCGCCATCGGTGTGTTTTGGCAGTACTGGATGTACGGCGGTTTCGTCTACCTGGCTGAGCGTGTCGCTCGTGAGGTTCGTGGACGTCACAAGACGTACGTTTCCAAGGTCATTCAGCACCCCAGCAATGTCTGCGAGATCCAGATCAAGAAGGAGCACACCAAGACCAGAGCTGGACAGTACATTTTCTTCTGCTGTCCCGCCGTCTCTCTGTGGCAGTACCACCCTTTCACCTTGACCAGCGCCCCCGAGGAAGACTACATCTCCATCCACATGCGTGTTGTCGGTGACTTCACTCGTGCTGTCTCAATGGCTCTCGGCTGCGAATGggacaagaagaaggacGATGCGAGCAAGGTTGTCGGCGTCAACAGCGACTCCAGCGAGGTCGACCCCGCCCTCCGCCGTGTCTTGCCCCGTGTTTACATTGACGGTCCCTTTGGCTCGGCGTCTGAGGATGTTTTCAAATACGAGATCTCGGTTCTCTGCGGTGCTGGTATCGGTGTCACGCCCTTTGCTTCCATCCTGAAGTCCATCTGGTACCGCATGAACTACCCTCAGCAGAAGACCCGCCTGAGCAAGGTTTACTTCTTCTGGATTTGCAGAGACTTTGGCTCTTTCGAGTGGTTCCGCTCCCTTCTTCTGGCCATTGAAGCTCAGGATGTCGATAACCGTATTGAGATCCACACCTACCTGACGGCTAAGATCAAGGCGGACGACGCGACGAACATTATGATTAACGACGCCAACGCCGACAAGGATACCATTACCGGCCTGCGCTCGCCGACCAACTTCGGTAGACCCAACTGGGACATGATTTTTAGAGGTATCCGCAAGCTGCACTCGCCTGCCGAGGCCGGTGTATTCTTCTGCGGTCCTAAGGGTCTAGGTAGCACGCTGCACATTTTCTGTAATAAGTACAGTGAACCTGGGTAAGTCACCATTCTAGGCCTGAAAACATGTTCAATGCTAATATTACTGCAGCTTCTCGTTCGTGTGGGGCAAGGAGAACTTCTAGGCCAAAGtcgaagaaaaagaaaaaggcaaCAATTTCGTTTCGTTTCCCTCTTCCACCATATTATTTGTCAACAATATCAGCGTCGTTGCTTGCCTGTACCAACCTATCTCTACCATCATTTATCAGTTGCGGTAGGATAGACCATCATGGAGTCTGATCCACGGGGTTGCATGTTGCAGTTGCGCCGGACGCCACAAGACCAGGTGGATGCCAGGTATTGGCGACACGGGTGACGGCATCGCAGGCATGCCGTCggagaggaggagaaggaggagaatTTGGAGGGCGACAGTGAGGAAGTGCATCGGTGGATGATGATAATCTTGGGCGTCATCCCCGCAACCCCTTGTGGATATACTATTTACCACTACCGACATTTACATTGTACCTAGCGATGCCATCATCAGTATACTTAGACAGTTCTTGATGCAGCAGGGCACAAGGCTCTTGCAAACGTCAACTTGGTTTCCTTCATCCGTTTCTCTCGTTATCTACCGCATGCATGTGTGTAGGAGACGATTCCCAAGATGAGGTGAGCCGTTCCCCCTCCTCAAGTCTTCTTCGCCACTGTTTGGGCTCCCATAGGCCCTAGGAGACTGAGGGAAGCGCTCGGACGCCCGGGCCTGGTGTAAAGATGACGACTGCTTGGATAGGGACGTGTGCTCTTTGTTGAGTTTCGAGACGCCTGTTGTAAAACGCTCCAACTGGGATGATATCGGACGAACAAGGGGTGTTACATGCCGCCGCGTGGTTGGGATTTTTCTTTCCGTAGGGTCGTAAGCCGTTTTCCTTAACATTGCTTGGCTGCTTGTTTGTTTTTTGAGGATAGTTGATTTGGTGACGTGGAGGGCGCTTGATTCTCTGCCATGCGTTTGTCCCTTTCACTAGGTATATCATTATAGCCGCTACCCTTTTCGCATCAAAGTCTTTCTTATGTACGTCAGAGAATATACCCTGTATAGTAGATATCGGTACTAGTGATAACAGTGGAAACCGATTTTGTCACCTACTTGGGTGAGTAGATACGGGGACTTTTCAGGCCGGGCCCGGGTGATCTGGTTGAGTGGCTCTTCGTGCTTGGTGGTGTATGAGTGAGGGATGATGGGCGAGGGATGGCTTGGCTTTTTGCTTGGCGATTTCGGGTATCTTGGTCTCGCGCGAGAGCAGACAAGGGGACTTGCCTAGATTATGATGTCTACTTGGTACCACCAATTGCCTCAACACTGTGGTATCAGACGTGGCCGTGTTTGTCAGGAGGGTGATTCCATATCCTCCCTCTCTGCTTCACAGTAGAATGCGCCTGCTCCCGGTCCTGCCCGGCTGAGAATGCCCGGCTAGTGGGCCGGCTTTGAACCCCAAACGGAGCCGAGCCATTGCCGCTTCGGTTGATCCGGCGCGATTAAACTGCAGTTCTTGGTGTAGTCATGGTAGCAGTCCATCCTCTTGTTCTTGTGGTAGGTTTATGCGGGCTGTCAACGCCCCCATACCCCATTTGATAAGTTTCTTGTCGAGCGGCTCACTCTTTGCTCGACGTTAGTGAAGTTCTTTTCCCTCACGTCATCTACCATGCTTCACCGCTATAATCGTGTTTTCCTAGCCTCGGTATTCAGTCTATCCAGGTATCACGAGGGGATTAATGAAGGTTATCTGGCGGCGGTTGAAAAACCTATCGCAGCTGGTATGTCACTTGATGGACACAAACGGAGATATGTATGTGGGCAGACTAAAGAAATTCAAAACCATATCGCAGAGATTCTCCCCAGGCTCATCGTTTTCACATTTAAGCATTAGTGTATTCCTCAGCCGAATTGAAATATCGAGGAAAAACATACACAACTCACCTCAGACTTGACGCCTTCAAGAGTCGGCCAAGTCCCACTACCTGCATCCTCCGTTCAACCTCGCAGTCTCAACACGATGTCTTCCACCACCCAAACCAGATTCCTCATCATCTCCGACACTCATGGCCACACATTCCCGCCTGAAATGATGCCTCGTGAACCGACTGATGTCCTGATCCACTGCGGCGACCTCACACAGCACTCAAAAATGGACGAATTCCGCCAAACTCTCGGCATGCTCAAGTCGTTCAAAGCACCACTCACGCTCGTCATCGCAGGTAACCACGACTTCTCTCTCGACCCCGTAGCATTCAAAGCAAAAGTCGAGGAAGCCAACCGCATCGACGGCGCACCACTTGAAGCAGACCTGCTTGAACGGGAGTATGGCGGATACGGACTGGCTAGGAAGCTCTTCATCGATGCCAAGAAGAACGGTATCGTTCTTCTGGATGAGGGTACACACGAACTGACTCTGGCGAACGGCACAAGGCTCAAGGTCTACGCTAGCCCGTACACGCCATCATCCTCATCATCTGAAGGCTGGGGCTTCTCGTACAACGAAAGCGAGGGACATGACTTCCAAATCCAGGCCGACACGGACATCGTCATCACTCATGGTCCGCCGCGTGGGATTATGGACATGTCGGCGAATAAGAAGCGTATCGGCTGTTCGGACCTGTTTGCTGCTGTTGCAAAGTCTCAACCTCGTTTTCACTGTTTCGGACATGTACACTGTGGTTGGGGAGCAAAGGACGCAGCTTGGCGCCCGAAGATTTCCGACAAACCCTCACATTTTAGTGATATCAATCACGAAAAGTCTCAGCTTGTTGAAAGTCTCGCAACGCTCGGGGGTACCCGGTTCGAATCTGAAGAAGACAAAAAGGTTAGAGAGATGAGACTCGACGTATGCAGAGCGCAGCGATACTGTAGTGCAGGACATCTTCGCAACGATCTGAGCTTGTCGGAGGTCAAGAGCACCTTGTTCGTAAACGCCGCGCTCGAGGTGGATGGTGAGTTGGAACGCTATCCCTGGATCGTGGACATCGACCTGCGGAGGAGCGAAACCGGCAAAGCACCCGGAACTG
The Colletotrichum lupini chromosome 6, complete sequence DNA segment above includes these coding regions:
- a CDS encoding ferric reductase like transmembrane component; translated protein: MDYYYAGSEKPSERSRWTPLTRMLLSGEMTQEKQKDLTMRERFDRWMINEGYRRVFVFVFLVLHGLVFAFASVNFALKDNLQIARDTFGPTFIIARSAALVLHVDVALVLFPVCRTLISLARQTPLNGIIQFDKNITFHITTAWSIVFFSWVHTIAHWNNFAQIAAKNNLGIYGWLLANFVSGPGWTGYVMLIALMGMVFTSVEKPRRANYERFWYTHHMFIVFFFFWSIHGAFCMIQPDFAPFCTSIGTSAIGVFWQYWMYGGFVYLAERVAREVRGRHKTYVSKVIQHPSNVCEIQIKKEHTKTRAGQYIFFCCPAVSLWQYHPFTLTSAPEEDYISIHMRVVGDFTRAVSMALGCEWDKKKDDASKVVGVNSDSSEVDPALRRVLPRVYIDGPFGSASEDVFKYEISVLCGAGIGVTPFASILKSIWYRMNYPQQKTRLSKVYFFWICRDFGSFEWFRSLLLAIEAQDVDNRIEIHTYLTAKIKADDATNIMINDANADKDTITGLRSPTNFGRPNWDMIFRGIRKLHSPAEAGVFFCGPKGLGSTLHIFCNKYSEPGFSFVWGKENF